A genomic segment from Oncorhynchus clarkii lewisi isolate Uvic-CL-2024 chromosome 12, UVic_Ocla_1.0, whole genome shotgun sequence encodes:
- the LOC139422751 gene encoding follistatin-A-like yields MFRMLQTPQLRQGVIALFMWFTHFMEDYKVQAGNCWLQQGKNGRCQVLYMSGMTREDCCRSGRLGTAWTEEDVPNSTLFRWMIFNGGAPNCIPCKETCDSVDCGPGKRCKMNKRNKPRCVCAPDCSNVTRRGSICGSDGKSYKDECTMLRARCRNHPDLEVQYHGRCRKTCHGVRCPGSASCVVDQTNNAYCVACNHQCPEVKSPDQYLCGNDGVVYASACHLRRATCILGRSIGVAYEGKCIDARSCGDIVCRGAKRCLWDETSGRGRCSVCDEPCPESRPGESVCSSDNNTYPSECSMRQAACAQQRHLEVKHSGSCNCLNQV; encoded by the exons ATGTTTAGGATGCTACAAACACCACAGCTCCGTCAAGGCGTGATTGCACTTTTCATGTGGTTCACTCACTTTATGGAGGACTACAAAGTCCAGG CGGGTAACTGCTGGTTGCAGCAGGGAAAGAACGGCCGGTGCCAGGTGCTCTACATGTCCGGGATGACCCGAGAGGACTGCTGCCGGAGTGGCCGTCTGGGCACCGCATGGACCGAGGAAGATGTGCCCAACAGCACGCTGTTCCGATGGATGATCTTCAATGGAGGCGCGCCTAATTGCATACCTTGTAAAG aAACATGCGATAGCGTTGACTGCGGTCCTGGGAAGAGATGCAAGATGAACAAGAGGAACaagcccaggtgtgtgtgtgctccggACTGCTCCAACGTCACAAGGAGGGGGTCCATCTGTGGGTCGGATGGAAAATCCTACAAGGATGAGTGTACAATGCTCAGGGCCCGCTGCAGGAACCATCCTGACCTGGAGGTCCAGTACCACGGACGCTGCCGCA AGACGTGTCATGGAGTTCGCTGCCCTGGCTCTGCGTCGTGTGTCGTGGACCAGACCAACAATGCCTACTGTGTGGCCTGTAATCACCAGTGTCCAGAGGTGAAGTCACCTGACCAGTACCTGTGTGGCAACGACGGTGTTGTTTATGCCAGCGCCTGTCATCTGAGGAGAGCCACGTGCATCCTGGGAAGGTCCATTGGCGTGGCGTACGAAGGGAAATGCATTG ACGCCCGGTCATGTGGCGACATCGTGTGTCGGGGAGCGAAAAGGTGTCTGTGGGATGAAACGAGTGGCCGCGGACGCTGCTCTGTGTGTGACGAGCCATGTCCGGAGAGTCGCCCGGGTGAGAGTGTGTGCTCCAGCGACAACAACACCTATCCCAGCGAGTGTTCCATGAGGCAGGCCGCATGCGCTCAGCAGCGTCACCTGGAGGTCAAACACTCAGGATCCTGCAACT GTTTAAACCAGGTTTAA